Proteins from a single region of Urocitellus parryii isolate mUroPar1 chromosome 4, mUroPar1.hap1, whole genome shotgun sequence:
- the LOC113195166 gene encoding LOW QUALITY PROTEIN: olfactory receptor 5G3-like (The sequence of the model RefSeq protein was modified relative to this genomic sequence to represent the inferred CDS: substituted 1 base at 1 genomic stop codon) — translation MEEKNRTAVTEFLFLGFTDLLHQRIVLFILLLFAYLVTLGGNLGMIILICLDPRLYTPMYFFLSHLSFVDVCSSSSIAPKTLSDIFAERKAISFVGCVAQMWFFGLFVAAXCLLLAAMAYDPYAAVCKPLLYTLIMSQRVCVQLVTGPYTIALISTMTHTTLTFCLPFCGPNTVNHFFCDISPLLSLACADTSVNKWVLFIFQGAIGVLSGLIIMVSYVCILVAISRVQTADGRWKAFSTCSSHLAAVTILYGTLFFIYVCPGSSSSLSINKVISLFYTVVIPMLNPLIYSLRNKEVKDAFRRQLERKHFLIAR, via the coding sequence atggaagaaaagaatagaacagcagtgacagaatttcttttcttggGCTTCACAGATCTTCTCCATCAGAGGATTGTCCTTTTCATCCTGCTCCTTTTTGCTTATCTTGTCACCCTTGGGGGTAATTTGGGGATGATCATTCTCATATGCCTTGATCCCAGACTCTACACTCCTATGTACTTTTTTCTTAGTCACTTGTCCTTTGTGGATGTCTGTTCCTCTTCTTCCATTGCACCTAAGACACTGAGTGACATCTTTGCAGAGAGAAAAGCCATCTCTTTTGTGGGCTGTGTTGCCCAGATGTGGTTCTTTGGTCTCTTTGTGGCAGCTTAATGtctcctcctggctgccatggcgTACGATCCGTACGCAGCTGTCTGTAAGCCCTTGCTGTATACTCTCATTATGTCCCAGAGAGTCTGTGTGCAGCTGGTTACAGGGCCTTACACCATAGCTCTAATAAGCACCATGACCCATACCACACTCACTTTTTGCTTACCCTTCTGTGGTCCAAATACTGTGAAtcacttcttctgtgacattTCCCCATTGCTTTCCCTAGCATGTGCTGATACCTCCGTCAATAAGTGGGTGCTCTTCATTTTCCAAGGAGCTATCGGAGTTCTCAGCGGCCTGATCATCATGGTCTCCTATGTTTGCATCCTCGTGGCCATCTCCAGGGTCCAGACTGCAGACGGGAGGTggaaagccttctccacctgctcttCTCACCTGGCAGCGGTCACTATTCTGTATGGGACACTTTTCTTCATCTATGTCTGCCCTGGCTCAAGTTCCTCTCTGAGTATTAATAAAGTGATTTCTCTGTTTTATACGGTGGTGATCCCCATGTTGAACCCCCTCATCTACAGCTTGAGgaacaaggaggtgaaagatgCTTTTCGGAGACAGTTGGAGAGGAAACATTTTCTAATAGCTAGGTAA